The Rahnella aquatilis CIP 78.65 = ATCC 33071 genomic sequence TGAGCTTGGTCAGGGACATGCCCGCCATCTCAGCCGCCTGGGTCAGTTGCATCTGCTGTCCGACTTCAACACGCGCCAGGGCACGGTCTTCACTCGGTTTCGGCAGGCTGATACCGTATTTCTTGCTGTGCTTGAGGATGTCGCTCAACGCTAACATTTTCGGCACATAAATCGAGGTTTCACGTGGCAGCGCCAGCGCCCAGAAATCCGTTGAACGGCCTCTGGCTTTGTTCGCTTTCACCGCTTGCATGACACGGCCTTCACCGCTGTTATACGCAGCCACGGTCAGTAACCAGTCGCCACCAAACATCTTGTTCAGACGTTGCATCATATCAAGCGCAGCAGTCGTCGAAGCCACAACATCGCGGCGTCCGTCATACCACTGGTTTTGTTTCAAACCATAGTTTCGACCCGTCTGCGGCACAATCTGCCACAACCCTGCAGCGTTAGCTGATGAGGTTGCTTTGGGGTCAAAAGCGCTCTCCACTATGGGTAGCAGTACCAGTTCCATCGGCATATTACGTTTCTTAATCTGCTCGGTGATCCAGTACATGTACGGCTCTGCCCGTAATGTTACATCGTGGAGATAGCTCTTATTTTTTAAATACTTAACTCTTTGTTCGCGGATCCGGGGATTATCCGGAACCTTCATCTTCAGCTCGTCGCCTATGAAGTTCCACAGATTTTGTTGGGAGACGGTGTCGTTTCCATCCAGCCATCCCCCAGAGGCCGCCCGGCCATCACCTGTGAACTGTCCTGCTTCTTCACTTTGACTTGCTGAAGACAAACTCTGTGCATGTTGTTCCGGTACCTTCACGCCCTGCCTGGACGCCTGGCAACCTGTGAGCAACATGGAGGCGATTATTAGGATCGCGTTTGCCTTCATGTGTGTGTCATAGTTGCTTAAAAGACGAGCGATAATACTTTGCTTCAGAAAAAAACACAACCTTTGGGTCTAGAAGCTATCCTTGAGTGCCCTTAAACGAGCAAAAACCTGCCAGTGAGGCGTTAAGGGATCGCTAAGGTTTAATTTGTTTTGTAAATCAACATCATCACATCGTAAAAAGAGGTTAATTTTACGCTCAAGACCGAGGGTTGAAGGCAGGGAAGATTGTCCCTTTTCACGCATTTGTTGCACTTTGTGCTCATGAGAATGAATATCATCATCAGCCGGTAAAATAGCACGTGCAAACTTAAGATTTGAAAGAGTGTACTCATGTGCTGCGCACACTAATGTTTCATCAGGCAACGCCGCTAACCGTTGAAACGACTGGTACATTTGCTCCGGCGTCCCTTCGAACAAACGGCCACATCCGGCGGAAAACATCGTGTCCCCGCAGAAAAGATAAGGCGCGCTATAGTATGAAATGTGACCAAGGGTATGACCTGGCGTAGCAAAGATCTGCCATTCCATGCCGCCAATTACCCGTTTTTCACCGTTTTTAAGACTAATCTGACGAAATTTATTCTCAGTTTCGTGAGGTCCGTACACTTTCAGACCCGGAAAATGGCTCGAAATCTCGTCAACGCCCCCCACATGGTCATGATGATGATGCGTCAGAAGGATGGCTGTCGGGGTTAAATTGGCCTTTTTCAGCGCGGCCAAAACCGGTGCAGCTTCGCCGGGATCAACAATCAGGCAATGCCCTTGCTGGTCATCGAGCATCCAAATGTAATTGTCCTGCAATGCAGGAATACTGATAAGATTCATGGCAACCTCTCTTTGGCAACTGCTTGAAAGAAGAAAACAAACTATGCGACCAGCCCGCGCCCGTAAGACCATTGTTGCTCCGGCTTCCTGGGATGAGATCCCGTGCGGCGACTACTACCGTGCCGCGCTTGAGCAACAACTGCAACCCTGGTGGGGGAAACTCTACGGTTTCCACCTGCTGAAAATCGGCGCATTAAGTGCCGGAATCGATACGCAGGCGTGCCCGATCTCGCATCAGGTGAATTTTGCGCCCGAAGGCGAAGGGCTGCATGTGCGGGGTGATCCGTACTATTTGCCTTTCGCGGCAAAATCGGTCGATGCCTGTCTGCTCAGCCATACACTGGCCTATGCGGATGACCCGCACCGCATTCTGCGTGAAGTCGATCGCGTGCTGATTGATGATGGCTGGATGGTGCTCAGCAGCTTTAATCCGCTCAGCCTGCTGGGTATCGGCAAACTGATGCCGCTTTTTCGCAAGCGTCAGCCGTACAGCAGCCGTTTGTTTACCCAAATGCGGTTGCTCGACTGGCTGTCGTTGCTTAATTATGAAGTGATGGTACACCGGCGTTTTCACGTGCTGCCGTGGAAAAAGAATGGGGGAAAATTGCTGAGTACGCACCTTCCTGCACTGGGTTGTATGACGCTGATTATTGCCCGTAAGCGGACCTTCCCGCTGACACCAACCGCGAAAAAGGTTCCTGCGCAGAAACAGAAAATACCGCAGGCGGTGGGAGCGACGAAAAGTTACCGAGAAGAGCACCGGGACTGAAGCCTTACGCCTTCCCCTTTAACAAGGGGAAGGTTGAGACGGGCTGTGAGGCCTGCGGAGTTAATTCTCCGCCTGATAACCCACATCATCCAGCGTGGGATTCCCCGCAGCTTCTTTCGCCAGCACATCACAGCGTTCATTTTCAGGATGGCCTGCGTGGCCTTTCACCCACATCCAGTTTAGCTCATGTGTCTGGATCGCGGCATCGAGACGCTTCCACAAATCGACGTTTTTCACCGGTTTTTTATCTGCGGTTTTCCAGCCACGTTTTTTCCAGTTGTGGATCCACAACGTGATCCCCTGGCGCACATACTGGCTGTCGGTACTCAGTGTCACTTCACACGGCGAAGTCAGCGCTTCAAGCGCGACAATCGCGGCCATCATTTCCATACGGTTATTGGTGGTCAGGCGGAAACCCGCGCTGAACTCTTTTTCGTGTTGCTTGTAGCGTAAAATGGCACCGAAACCGCCGGGGCCTGGGTTACCCAGGCAGGAGCCATCGGTGAAAATCTCTACCTGTTTGGTCATTTCTGGCAGGCTCTTTCATCAAAAGTAAACGCCAAGTTTGACATATACCAGCGTACCGGGCACAGCACTATCTTGGGGTATAACTGTCTGAAAGAGGGGCGAAGAGGTGCCTTTGTCGCGGGTTATACAGGCATTCATCACTCTTTTGGCTGGAGAGCGCTGTCATTTGCAATATAATAGGAAAATGCAGAGTGCCAGTTCAAAACTCTGAGCGAGTGGAGCCTTTCATGGTTTTTACACTGCCAATTTTTCAATGCTTTAAGGATGTCTGATGAGAAATGTAACGGTTTCTGCAACACAAATGAGCTGCAGCTGGGATCTGGAAAAGAATATTGTTAACGCCGAAAAGCTGGTTCGCCAGGCACATGCCAAAGGTGCGCAAGTCATTCTGATTCAGGAACTTTTTGCTGCGCCTTACTTCTGTATTGATCAGAGCCCTGAGCATTACAGTCTGGCGCAAGAGCTGACTGACAGCCCCCTGATCCGTCATTTCTCTGCACTGGCGAAAGAACTGGAAGTCGTGCTTCCTTTGAGCTTTTTTGAGAAGTGCAATAACGCCTATTACAACTCGCTGGTCATGATTGATGCTGACGGCAGTGTGCTGGATGTCTATCGCAAAACTCACATCCCGAATGGCCCGGCCTATCAGGAAAAACAATTTTTCATTCCGGGCGATACCGGTTTCAAAGTGTGGAATACCCGTTACGCGAAAATCGGCGTGGGTATCTGCTGGGATCAGTGGTTCCCGGAAACTGCCCGTTGTCTGGCATTGCAGGGCGCGGAAATTATCTTCTATCCGACAGCGATTGGTTCCGAACCGGCCTATCCGGACATTGACAGCCAGCCACACTGGACCCGCGTCCAGCAAGGGCACGCGGCGGCAAACCTGGTGCCGGTGATCGCCTCAAACCGCATTGGCACTGAAAAAAGCAAATTTATTCCTGATTATGAAATGACCTTCTACGGTTCTTCGTTTATTGCTGATCAGACCGGTGCGCTGGTTGAACAGGCTAACAAAACTGATGAAGCTGTACTGGTTCACACTTTTGATCTCGATGCCATTGCCGCCCAGCGCGCTTCATGGGGGCTGTTCCGTGACCGCCGTCCGGAAATGTACGGTGCGATCGCCACATCTGACGGTTCAACAAGGAAATAACGGATGTCTTCTATTGATATCAACCCTCAGGCTGAAGGTTTTGTGATGCCTGCTGAATGGGCATCACAGCAAGCGGTCTGGATGATCTGGCCTTACCGCACCGATAACTGGCGCTCCAGCGGGCGTCCGGCACAGCTGGCTTTTGCTAACGTAGCGGCAGCGATTGCGACCAAAACGCCGGTATTTATGGCGGTTCCGGCAGCAGAAATGGCCAACGCATGCGAAGTGATGCCTGCCCAGATTACGCTGGTGGAAATGGAAAGCGACGACGCCTGGATGCGTGATACCGGCCCGACCATTGTGGTGAATCCGCAAGGTGAACGTCTGGCGATCGACTGGACGTTTAACGCGTGGGGCGGTTTCCACGGCGGCCTTTACTCCAGCTGGGAACGCGATCAGTTGGTTGCCCGTCAGGTTGCCAATTATCACCACATTCCGTACCTGTCGACCGATCTGGTGCTGGAAGGCGGCTCGATTCATGTCGATGGTGAAGGGACCTTACTGACCACCGCTGAATGCCTGCTGAATCCTAACCGCAATCCTGATTTGTCGAAGGCAGAGATTGAGGCGAAATTGCGGGAACTCCTCGGTGTTAAGCAATTCATCTGGCTGGAAGAGGGTGTATTCAACGACGAGACCGACGGTCACATTGACAATATGTGCTGCTTTGTCCGTCCGGGTGAGGTTGCTTTGCACTGGACTGACGACCAGCAGGATCCGCAGTATGCGCGCTCTCTGGCGGCGTTAAAGGTCCTGGAAGCGGCGAAAGATGCCAAAGGGCGCAGCCTGAAAATCTGGAAAATGCCCTCGCCTCCGGTCATGCACGCTACGGCGGAAGAAACTATTGGTGTATTACCGGGCACCGCCATTGAGCGTGTGGAAGGTAACCGTCTTGCGGCATCTTACGTCAATTACCTGATCAGCAATAATCACATCATCTTCCCGCTGCTGGATGCGACAACGGATAAGCAGGCTGAGAAGTTGCTGGGTGAAATGTACCCTGATTACAAAATCACCGGTATTCCGGCCCGTGAAATTCTTCTGGGGGGTGGTAACATCCACTGCATTACGCAGCAAATCCCCGCGTAAGATAAAGTGCCCGGCACGCGTCTCTGTTTCGTGGCCGGGCAGATCGTTTCTGCAATTGACCGTCACCGTTGGATAATAAGCCATGGATTTACAAAACACCTCTAACAGGATCGTCGTTCTCGATACCGAAACCACCGGTATGAATAAGCTGGGCGTCCATTATGAAGGGCACCGGATTATCGAAATCGGTGCGGTTGAAGTGGTTAACCGCCGGCTGACGGGGCGAAATTTTCATGTTTATCTCAAACCCGATCGACTGGTGGATCCGGAAGCTTTTGGCGTTCACGGTATCAGCGATGAATTCCTCGCCGATAAACCGACGTTTGCCGACATCGCTGACGACTTTATTGAATACATTCGCGGCGGCGAGTTAGTCATTCATAACGCAACGTTCGACATCGGCTTTATGGATTACGAGTTCGGCATGCTTGGCCGTGACCTGCCGAAAACCGAAACGTTCTGTAAGATCACCGACAGCCTGGCGATGGCGCGTAAGCTGTTCCCCGGCAAGCGTAACAATCT encodes the following:
- the gloB gene encoding hydroxyacylglutathione hydrolase yields the protein MNLISIPALQDNYIWMLDDQQGHCLIVDPGEAAPVLAALKKANLTPTAILLTHHHHDHVGGVDEISSHFPGLKVYGPHETENKFRQISLKNGEKRVIGGMEWQIFATPGHTLGHISYYSAPYLFCGDTMFSAGCGRLFEGTPEQMYQSFQRLAALPDETLVCAAHEYTLSNLKFARAILPADDDIHSHEHKVQQMREKGQSSLPSTLGLERKINLFLRCDDVDLQNKLNLSDPLTPHWQVFARLRALKDSF
- a CDS encoding class I SAM-dependent methyltransferase, which codes for MRPARARKTIVAPASWDEIPCGDYYRAALEQQLQPWWGKLYGFHLLKIGALSAGIDTQACPISHQVNFAPEGEGLHVRGDPYYLPFAAKSVDACLLSHTLAYADDPHRILREVDRVLIDDGWMVLSSFNPLSLLGIGKLMPLFRKRQPYSSRLFTQMRLLDWLSLLNYEVMVHRRFHVLPWKKNGGKLLSTHLPALGCMTLIIARKRTFPLTPTAKKVPAQKQKIPQAVGATKSYREEHRD
- the aguB gene encoding N-carbamoylputrescine amidase, with protein sequence MRNVTVSATQMSCSWDLEKNIVNAEKLVRQAHAKGAQVILIQELFAAPYFCIDQSPEHYSLAQELTDSPLIRHFSALAKELEVVLPLSFFEKCNNAYYNSLVMIDADGSVLDVYRKTHIPNGPAYQEKQFFIPGDTGFKVWNTRYAKIGVGICWDQWFPETARCLALQGAEIIFYPTAIGSEPAYPDIDSQPHWTRVQQGHAAANLVPVIASNRIGTEKSKFIPDYEMTFYGSSFIADQTGALVEQANKTDEAVLVHTFDLDAIAAQRASWGLFRDRRPEMYGAIATSDGSTRK
- the aguA gene encoding agmatine deiminase: MSSIDINPQAEGFVMPAEWASQQAVWMIWPYRTDNWRSSGRPAQLAFANVAAAIATKTPVFMAVPAAEMANACEVMPAQITLVEMESDDAWMRDTGPTIVVNPQGERLAIDWTFNAWGGFHGGLYSSWERDQLVARQVANYHHIPYLSTDLVLEGGSIHVDGEGTLLTTAECLLNPNRNPDLSKAEIEAKLRELLGVKQFIWLEEGVFNDETDGHIDNMCCFVRPGEVALHWTDDQQDPQYARSLAALKVLEAAKDAKGRSLKIWKMPSPPVMHATAEETIGVLPGTAIERVEGNRLAASYVNYLISNNHIIFPLLDATTDKQAEKLLGEMYPDYKITGIPAREILLGGGNIHCITQQIPA
- the rnhA gene encoding ribonuclease HI: MTKQVEIFTDGSCLGNPGPGGFGAILRYKQHEKEFSAGFRLTTNNRMEMMAAIVALEALTSPCEVTLSTDSQYVRQGITLWIHNWKKRGWKTADKKPVKNVDLWKRLDAAIQTHELNWMWVKGHAGHPENERCDVLAKEAAGNPTLDDVGYQAEN
- the mltD gene encoding murein transglycosylase D, which encodes MKANAILIIASMLLTGCQASRQGVKVPEQHAQSLSSASQSEEAGQFTGDGRAASGGWLDGNDTVSQQNLWNFIGDELKMKVPDNPRIREQRVKYLKNKSYLHDVTLRAEPYMYWITEQIKKRNMPMELVLLPIVESAFDPKATSSANAAGLWQIVPQTGRNYGLKQNQWYDGRRDVVASTTAALDMMQRLNKMFGGDWLLTVAAYNSGEGRVMQAVKANKARGRSTDFWALALPRETSIYVPKMLALSDILKHSKKYGISLPKPSEDRALARVEVGQQMQLTQAAEMAGMSLTKLKSFNTGYKKNVTAPNGPHYIVLPKAHADQLKDSLADGDIAAVQETKLASNTPSGAKEYKVRSGDSLSGIAARLNVKTRDLQRWNNLRSAGALKVGQTLQVADNSVSSTSVNGGSITYQVRKGDSLSSIARRHGVNIKDVMRWNTNADNLQPGNKLTLFVSNKMSPDT
- the dnaQ gene encoding DNA polymerase III subunit epsilon encodes the protein MDLQNTSNRIVVLDTETTGMNKLGVHYEGHRIIEIGAVEVVNRRLTGRNFHVYLKPDRLVDPEAFGVHGISDEFLADKPTFADIADDFIEYIRGGELVIHNATFDIGFMDYEFGMLGRDLPKTETFCKITDSLAMARKLFPGKRNNLDALSDRYLIDNSKRTLHGALLDSEILAEVYLMMTGGQTSIKFTHEGEQNTGADGLGIQRVARPASGLKVIAATEQELAWHEERLDLVVKKGGSCLWRS